A section of the Leptospira kobayashii genome encodes:
- a CDS encoding cytochrome-c peroxidase, producing the protein MKVFTLLGLLLTFLIFFGCKEDKTPKGANDFSYVPSGILGLPDVPIPKDNPPSREKIELGAKLYNDTRFSSDGTVSCATCHKPDKAFTDGLKVSQGIRKLTGTRNAPTVLNAVFLKTQFWDGRRPDLEGQSKDPLLNPVEHGLSSHEDLLKIIRSDSDYLAKFKKVFSVDENLVTIDHVAKAIAAFERTIISGDSPFDRYRYGKDTNAISPAAIRGLAVYLGKGRCQDCHTIGDTSAVFFDDKFHNLGVGFKKIQPRLQIILEETAKAKKSGSKKTDEEILTNLESSELGRFAVTGNTEDLGAFKTPGLRNITLTAPYMHDGSLNSLEQVIELYDKGGEENPFLSSGIRPLGLSPGEKSDLVAFLKTLTSPKLPGLPSPNNK; encoded by the coding sequence ATGAAAGTCTTTACCCTGTTGGGACTTCTCCTTACATTTCTGATTTTCTTCGGATGTAAAGAAGATAAGACTCCGAAAGGAGCGAACGACTTTTCTTATGTTCCCAGCGGAATCTTGGGTCTGCCGGATGTCCCTATACCCAAGGACAACCCCCCTTCCAGGGAGAAAATAGAACTCGGTGCAAAACTCTACAATGATACTCGTTTTAGTTCCGACGGTACTGTTTCCTGTGCTACTTGCCATAAACCAGACAAAGCATTTACGGACGGGCTCAAAGTTTCCCAAGGGATTCGAAAACTAACAGGCACAAGGAATGCACCTACAGTATTAAATGCGGTCTTTCTCAAAACACAATTTTGGGATGGAAGAAGACCTGATTTGGAAGGACAATCCAAAGACCCTTTGTTAAATCCGGTGGAACACGGACTTTCCAGTCACGAAGATTTATTGAAAATAATTCGTTCCGATTCGGATTACCTTGCAAAATTTAAGAAAGTTTTCTCAGTAGATGAAAACTTGGTCACGATTGATCATGTTGCGAAAGCGATCGCAGCTTTCGAAAGAACGATCATTTCCGGTGATTCACCATTTGATCGTTACCGTTACGGAAAGGACACAAATGCGATTTCTCCAGCCGCGATACGGGGACTCGCCGTTTATCTCGGAAAAGGACGATGTCAGGATTGTCATACAATCGGCGATACAAGTGCTGTTTTCTTTGATGATAAATTTCACAATCTGGGAGTCGGTTTTAAAAAGATCCAACCTCGTTTGCAAATCATTTTAGAAGAAACCGCTAAGGCAAAAAAATCAGGATCGAAAAAAACCGATGAAGAGATTCTAACAAACCTGGAAAGCTCCGAATTGGGTAGATTTGCAGTCACAGGAAACACCGAAGATTTAGGTGCCTTCAAAACTCCCGGCCTCCGAAACATCACTCTCACTGCCCCCTATATGCACGACGGAAGTTTAAACAGTTTGGAACAAGTCATCGAGTTGTATGATAAGGGAGGAGAGGAAAATCCTTTCTTAAGTAGCGGAATCAGACCTCTGGGACTCAGCCCGGGGGAAAAATCGGATCTGGTTGCTTTTCTAAAAACATTAACAAGCCCGAAATTGCCGGGACTACCATCACCAAACAATAAATAG
- a CDS encoding Hsp20/alpha crystallin family protein, producing MPDSILIRGGGLSYLYFPFFIPSSNSMQYRTKNTLAEDLDDSNSKKINLLTSQLIAGNPVNLQIALNLRRIPYLPLTIYRRNVNRKEITNLENHFMSSLTKSIDPFHNLNNLEHFFHNWNELFHKDWIHHIPAVNVSKSATGYKMELAVPGLDKKDFKIDIDGDLLTIKAEKKTDTKEEDKHYSKREYNYSSFNRSFTLPEAVDREKIIAKYENGILQLSVPLKEGSSKPESLKIGVQ from the coding sequence TTGCCTGACTCAATTCTGATTCGAGGGGGGGGATTATCTTATTTATATTTTCCATTCTTTATACCAAGCTCAAACTCAATGCAATATAGAACAAAAAATACACTGGCAGAGGATTTAGACGACTCGAATTCAAAAAAAATAAATTTACTCACATCGCAACTTATTGCGGGTAATCCTGTAAATTTGCAGATCGCTTTGAATTTACGTCGGATTCCTTACCTACCATTGACAATTTATCGTAGAAATGTTAATAGAAAGGAAATTACAAATTTGGAGAACCATTTTATGAGTAGCTTAACTAAATCTATCGATCCTTTTCACAATCTAAATAACTTGGAACATTTTTTCCATAACTGGAACGAATTGTTTCATAAAGATTGGATCCATCATATACCGGCTGTCAATGTTAGTAAATCAGCCACAGGTTACAAAATGGAACTTGCAGTTCCGGGTCTTGATAAAAAGGATTTCAAAATAGATATCGACGGCGATTTGCTTACAATTAAAGCCGAAAAGAAAACTGATACGAAAGAAGAAGATAAACACTACAGCAAACGGGAATATAATTATTCTTCATTTAACCGCTCATTCACGCTTCCTGAGGCAGTAGACAGAGAAAAAATAATAGCGAAATACGAAAACGGAATTTTACAACTTTCCGTTCCTTTGAAAGAAGGTAGTTCGAAACCAGAATCCTTGAAAATCGGCGTACAATAA